The DNA segment AACCAGATACATCCATCGGTTTTTTACTGGTAAATACGTAATATCTGACACCCATGCCCGATTTGGATATTCCTGCTCAAAATCTCTATTGAGAAGGTTTGGCGCAACGGGCATAGAGTGCTTCGAATCTGTTGTTACAACAAATCTCTTCTTTGTTTTGCAACGGAGACTCATCGCATGCATCTCACGGGCAACGCGACTGCGACTGATACTCTTCCATTTCTCATAATCGCGTAGATCATGGGTAACTGTGGGACTGCCAGCTCTGCCCTCATGATTGTCATAGCACTCTTTTATTGCATGCTGAAGCTCTTCTTTTTGCCGTTTCCGGCAAGACTTCGGACGGGACAACCATCGATAATAACCGCTT comes from the Chitinivibrio alkaliphilus ACht1 genome and includes:
- a CDS encoding IS3 family transposase; translation: ADALGISAELLYRWRTAEKKNGKLAFPGHGKEALTPEQKRIRELENALKDVRIERDILKKAVGIFQQTIEMKYRFIKKNRPFYSVVKMSRTLQVSTSGYYRWLSRPKSCRKRQKEELQHAIKECYDNHEGRAGSPTVTHDLRDYEKWKSISRSRVAREMHAMSLRCKTKKRFVVTTDSKHSMPVAPNLLNRDFEQEYPNRAWVSDITYLPVKNRWMYLV